From one Mustelus asterias chromosome 2, sMusAst1.hap1.1, whole genome shotgun sequence genomic stretch:
- the LOC144504077 gene encoding C-C chemokine receptor type 9-like, whose protein sequence is MYGDDSKEDLSLTTVPDYSLYYIDYEEGGGMCSKSEVRQFAQYYIPPFYIIVFLLGFVGNMVVVVLYASYKRMRNMTDVYLLNLAIADLLFLGTLPFWALDAKLGWIFGNFLCKTVKALYKINFFSCMLLLTCISIDRYIAIVKAVKAHASKHKILLHSKLISLIVWVTAVLLSLPDFCYSSKDENQKSCGTDYPGNILKASGFAVQVTVGFFVPLAVMVFCYSMIVWKLLQAKNFQRHRAIKVIGTVVSAFILSQLPYNSIMIVQAMDAVNITITDCKTLKNVDVATQIARSIAFLHSCLNPFLYVFLGVKFRQDLLKILKDSGCMSQQQFRKMMRPRHGSWKRSSVHSETTRTLSL, encoded by the coding sequence ATGTATGGAGATGATAGCAAAGAAGACCTTTCACTGACCACAGTTCCTGACTACAGTCTCTACTATATTGATTATGAAGAAGGCGGTGGAATGTGCAGCAAATCAGAAGTTAGACAATTTGCCCAGTATTATATCCCACCTTTCTATATTATTGTGTTTCTCTTGGGCTTTGTAGGGAACATGGTGGTGGTGGTGCTTTATGCTTCCTACAAAAGAATGAGAAACATGACAGATGTCTACCTTCTAAATCTGGCCATTGCTGACCTGCTCTTCCTGGGCACTCTACCATTCTGGGCACTAGATGCGAAACTGGGATGGATATTCGGAAATTTCCTGTGCAAAACGGTCAAGGCCCTTTACAAAATAAACTTCTTCAGCTGCATGCTGTTGCTGACCTGCATCAGCATTGACCGATACATCGCTATAGTTAAAGCAGTAAAGGCCCATGCCTCAAAACATAAAATACTTCTTCATAGCAAACTGATCTCCCTGATTGTTTGGGTAACCGCAGTATTGTTGTCTCTCCCAGATTTTTGCTATAGTTCAAAAGATGAAAACCAAAAGAGCTGCGGAACAGACTATCCAGGGAATATTCTGAAAGCGTCGGGATTTGCAGTACAGGTGACTGTTGGTTTCTTTGTCCCTCTTGCTGTCATGGTGTTCTGCTACTCCATGATTGTTTGGAAACTGCTCCAGGCGAAAAACTTTCAAAGGCACAGAGCTATAAAGGTGATAGGGACAGTGGTGAGCGCTTTCATCCTCTCGCAATTACCGTACAACAGCATCATGATCGTGCAAGCTATGGACGCTGTCAACATCACAATAACGGACTGTAAAACGCTCAAGAATGTGGACGTCGCCACCCAGATCGCCCGGAGCATCGCCTTCCTGCACTCCTGCCTGAACCCATTCCTGTATGTATTTCTCGGGGTGAAGTTCCGTCAAGATTTGTTGAAAATTTTGAAAGATAGCGGATGTATGAGCCAACAACAGTTCAGGAAAATGATGAGACCACGACACGGCAGCTGGAAACGGTCTTCTGTTCATTCAGAAACAACACGGACATTGTCCTTGTAA